From one Salmo salar chromosome ssa09, Ssal_v3.1, whole genome shotgun sequence genomic stretch:
- the otol1b gene encoding otolin 1b, with translation MLPYHSALLAVMSLTVTSVSTKTTQRPKYQYTKKPMLYREQPQITMQPLTTIIPKTLKSVEKSDPMDPYPLATTETTTYPSEAYQEYYTETTGPPGVGHDNYTMDYTECYFNFCECCPPERGPRGPKGDRGLPGSHGEEGERGPRGFSGLAGSNGTMGPKGDRGVKGDLGYRGMAGTPGNPGKPGERGGFGFKGEKGDSGPPGVKGDQGEKGESQNGTKGERGEPGMEGPTGPPGLAGVQDQKGDKGDKGECGTFGERGLKGDRGDPGPPGIQGQVGLPGVDGMQGSPGVVGDQGDPGPPGAQGEPGVRGFPGPQGGRGMFGPKGDRGPHGMRGDRGPRGIRGAKGNGVIQKRSAFSVGLSPSKSFPPSGFPVRFDKVFYNGENHYNSSSNSFTCVHGGVYVFSYHITVRNKPLRAALVVNGVRKVRTRDSLYGQDIDQASSLVLLQLAVGDQVWLETLRDWNGVYASSEDDSTFSGFLLYADKP, from the exons ATGCTCCCCTATCACTCGGCACTCTTGGCAGTGATGTCACTCACAGTGACCAGTGTATCGACGAAGACCACTCAGCGGCCAAAGTACCAATACACCAAGAAGCCCATGCTTTACCGTGAGCAGCCCCAGATTACCATGCAGCCCCTAACCACCATCATCCCTAAGACACTGAAATCAGTGGAGAAATCAGATCCCATGGACCCCTACCCTCTGGCTACCACAGAGACTACAACCTACCCCAGCGAAGCCTACCAGGAATACTATACTGAAACCACAGGGCCCCCTGGTGTTGGGCATGATAATTACACCATGGATTATACTGAGTGCTACTTCAATTTTTGTGAGTGCTGTCCACCAGAGAGGGGCCCTCGAGGGCCAAAAGGAGACAGAGGACTACCAG GTTCACATGGAGAAGAGGGGGAGCGAGGACCCAGAGGCTTTTCTGGACTGGCTGGTTCAAATGGAACTATGGGGCCAAAAGGAGACAGAG GAGTTAAAGGTGACCTAGGATACCGTGGAATGGCAGGAACTCCGGGTAACCCAGGGAAACCAGGGGAGAGAG GTGGATTTGGCTTCAAAGGTGAAAAAGGTGACAGCGGGCCCCCTGGTGTCAAAGGTGACCAGGGGGAGAAGGGTGAAAGCCAAAATGGGActaagggtgagagaggggaaccTGGAATGGAAGGCCCAACAGGTCCTCCAGGGCTGGCTGGAGTGCAAGACCAGAAGGGGGACAAGGGGGACAAAGGAGAGTGTGGGACATTTGGGGAGAGAGGACTGAAGGGCGATAGAGGGGACCCTGGGCCTCCAGGTATTCAGGGACAGGTGGGCCTTCCTGGGGTGGATGGCATGCAGGGCTCCCCTGGTGTGGTGGGCGATCAGGGGGATCCAGGACCCCCAGGGGCTCAAGGTGAGCCAGGGGTGCGAGGATTTCCCGGAccccagggagggagggggatgtttGGGCCAAAGGGTGACAGAGGCCCCCACGGGATGAGAGGGGACAGGGGCCCTCGGGGGATCAGAGGGGCGAAGGGTAACGGGGTGATTCAGAAACGCTCAGCTTTCAGTGTGGGCCTCTCTCCCAGCAAGTCCTTCCCTCCATCAGGCTTCCCCGTCCGCTTCGACAAGGTCTTCTACAACGGAGAGAACCATTACAACTCCTCCTCCAACAGCTTCACCTGTGTCCACGGGGGGGTCTACGTGTTCTCCTACCACATAACCGTACGGAACAAGCCCCTGCGCGCCGCCCTGGTAGTCAATGGGGTGAGGAAGGTGCGGACACGGGACTCTCTGTATGGCCAGGACATCGACCAGGCGTCCAGCCTGGTGCTGCTGCAGCTGGCGGTGGGGGACCAGGTATGGCTGGAGACACTGAGGGACTGGAACGGTGTCTACGCCAGTAGTGAGGACGACAGCACCTTCTCTGGCTTTCTGCTCTACGCTGACAAGCCCTGA
- the sptssb gene encoding serine palmitoyltransferase small subunit B, with amino-acid sequence MISDSMRADFKYLKEYLGWLYYQYLLITGIYVLEPWEQSIFNSVLFSSMAMVIYTSYVFVPVHVCLALKFFCGICGEQPESTMALIN; translated from the exons ATGATATCAGACAG TATGAGGGCGGATTTTAAATACCTGAAGGAGTACCTGGGCTGGCTGTACTACCAGTACCTGCTCATCACAGGCATATATGTGCTTGAGCCCTGGGAGCAGTCCATCTTCAACTCTGTCCTCTTCTCATCCATGGCCATGGTCATCTACACCTCCTACGTCTTTGTGCCTGTCCACGTGTGTCTGGCACTCAAGTTCTTCTGCGGGATCTGCGGGGAACAGCCAGAGAGCACCATGGCACTCATAAACTAA